CCCAGCAACCAAGGTGCAAACTCTTGCGCATTGACTAACCAAGGGGAAGGAAAGTTGACATTTCCAAATATGTTACACAGCGCCAAACAAAAAAATTCACAGGCGTTGAGGATCATGTTTCTTTTAACAATATTCAGTGAAGGGAACAGAGAAGGTTATGAAATAAGAACAGATGATCGAGTGACGGAAGGAAAAACAGAGATGTCGAGAAACAAACTAACAGCAGAAAGAGTGCAGGTAAGAACGAGTGAATGCTGGAAAAACATGGCAAAATAAAGATATTAAATCAAGCAGATCGGCGCAGACCGTCACAGCTGAACCAGAGAGTAAATTATGAAGCCGTGCTGAAGAACGCAGAGGAGACATTCATCGGGTGTCGGATGGGCAAAGCTGCATAGTTACAAGTTAATACATGGAATCCCAGAAGGAACGGGTTTGGGGGAAAAGATGTGTGGCTTGGGTCTACACGGCTGCAACAATGTAGAAATGTGGTAGTTTGAGAGATAAATAGCAAATAGTGTGGTAAATTAGCCCACTGGAAAAGACAAACCAAAGCAAGAACGAAAAGCGCTTCTGTGATATTGGGTATCTTTACAAGATATCCTTAGAGTTGTAGCATCACATGAAAATATGACTGTTGGTAAAAAGTAGGatccacagagaggagagaaggggggggggtgtgtgtataCCCTCAGGCGCCTCAATCCGTTCTGCCTCAGCCGGGGGCTCTGCAATCAGCTCCTCTGCTGCAGATTCAACTTGGGCCGCTTCAGCTACAACCTCTGCTACAGCTTCAATGAGGGCTTCAGCCGCAGCTTCAATGGGGGCAGCTACAGTCACAACCTCTGCTACAACTTCCACGAGGGCTTCAGCCGCAGCTTCAATGGTGGCAGATTCAACCAAAACTTCTGCTATGGCTTCAACTGGGGCAGCTTCAACTGGGGCAGCTTCAACTGGGGCAGCTTCAACTGGGGCAGCTTCAACTGGGGCAGCTTCAACTGGGGCAGCTTCAGCAACCGCTTCTGCAGGGGCAGCAGCTTCTGGGACGGCTTCAACAGGAGTGTCGGCCGCTGACGAAGCTTCAAAGATGGGAGCCGCTTCGGCTGCAACAGGAGCGTCTTCAGCTACTGATGCAGCGGCTTCAACAACGGGGGTGGCTTTGGCTACAAGAGCGGCGGATTCAACAATGGCTTCAGTTGCGGGGGCGACTGTGTCGACGACGGGGGTGGCTTCAACTGCAGCGGGGGCTGGAACAGCTTTAGCCGCGGCAACCATTGGCTCTGCGGCAGCGGCTTCAACAGGCTTTGGGGCGGCGACAAGTTCTACTGCTGCAGCTGGTGTCATTTCTTTCTTTGGAAACTCCACATATTTTCTGTGTGGTACAAGCTTCtctaaatcaaaatatgttttgccCTGGGACTTTTCTAGgacggaggaggggggggggggggggggggacaaacaaGATTTATTCATTTCTATTCATAATCTAATTAGCCTAAAAGGAATTTAAACCAACATCCCCCCCACTTTGCATTAAATGTGGACAAAACTTACCCAGCGCAACATGGCTACAGACAGTATTCAAGAATATCCCTTTGCAAGACACATATGGTGCTTGGACTAAAAAGGGCACAAAGTGCCAAATTTCAAGAAGGGGCACAAAAGTGTAAATGTACTATTAATTGAGGAACATAATAAAAACATGACATTTTAATCAAACTATAGTTTCATAATTAAGTGTGCATGTGCCAAAACCAACTTCCCAAAACTATCTTTCATTGCCAATTCATGTTATAGAGTACAAGAAAAATTCCACTTATAAgactattgttggaaaaatatcTGATTATATTAGTGAAAGATTATTTACATCATTATATTTTGGTACCTGGGGAAGGAAAACAAACTTAATTTGCATTTTTCATCATCACTTTGTATAGAAAAAAAAATGGTGGAACTAACTGAGACCTTTACTCAAATTGTTGTCCAAGCAGCCTGCAAAAACAAAATCCTTCTAGAAGATTCAGAATTGTAGATTCCTCAGCCTTTTGGGTACAAAGACAGGCCTCCGGGAGGCTTGAACTTCCCTTCAGCATGTCTTACCTGTAATCTGACTTTTGTTAGcttttttaaaaaaattaaaagataATCTTCAGTTCTTCTCCAAAACATCTTCTTAACTTCTGCTCATTACTTTTGCACGTAAGACTACTGTATACAATATCTTCAGCATCTGAAAGGCTTTTAAAATGTATTCTCGAGGACTACCTTTTCTGGCAGTGCAGTGATCTCGATTGGCAGTGCAGTGATCTCAATTGGCAGTGCAGTGATCTCGATTGGCAGTGCAGTGATCTCGATTGGCAGTGCAGTGATCTCGATTGGCAGTGCAGTGATCTCGATTGGCAGTGCAGTGATCTCGATTGGCAGTGCAGTGATCTCGATTGGCAGTGCAGTGATCTCGATTGGCAGTGCAGTGATCTCGATTGGCAGTGCAGTGATCTCGATTGGCAGTGCAGTGATCTCAATTGGCAGTGCAGTGATCTCAATTGGCAGTGCAGTGATCTCGATTGGCAGTGCAGTGATCTCGATTGGCAGTGCAGTGATCTCGATTGGCAGTGCAGTGATCTCGATTGGCAGTGCAGTGATCTCGAATGGTTATGGGAAatgtttcacaaaaaaaaaagtctCCGTACTAATAGAAATCTTCCAGGAAAAATTAGGTGTTCATATCTCTAGTGAAGGTCTTTAATGAGATGAGCCACATTGGGGAGTTTTATCAGTCTGGTCATCAATGGGTCTCTCTTCCTCCTTGATCAATTGATGAATAAAGAACTGGACCCTAGCATTACAGCTAAATCAAATGTGTGGATAGTCCACAGCGAACTCTTTCTCAGTTTGTCATTGTGCGCCAACTACTTTAAGTCCCTTTTGAGAAATATACAAGAAAATGGGCCGTATAATTTGGATATGATGAGTAattttattataatattattattttattataattttatatatatatatttatttaatgatACTTGTAGCACAATTTGAGCACCGTCACTCTGCTCAAGAATTGACATCTGCTAAAGTATCATAAACTACAAATAATTGTATGAGGTATTTTTGGTCAAATTAAATGCTGATCCAAACTTACTTCCTGAG
The genomic region above belongs to Oncorhynchus mykiss isolate Arlee chromosome 3, USDA_OmykA_1.1, whole genome shotgun sequence and contains:
- the LOC110520627 gene encoding calphotin isoform X1, translating into MFHIADVRTQADCGTNIIKQRFRRKDFMSAKMAASLLRIVRLGSTKCVQAERWSAPAAAALSTKAGGPKKPKKSSSGKKSQGKTYFDLEKLVPHRKYVEFPKKEMTPAAAVELVAAPKPVEAAAAEPMVAAAKAVPAPAAVEATPVVDTVAPATEAIVESAALVAKATPVVEAAASVAEDAPVAAEAAPIFEASSAADTPVEAVPEAAAPAEAVAEAAPVEAAPVEAAPVEAAPVEAAPVEAAPVEAIAEVLVESATIEAAAEALVEVVAEVVTVAAPIEAAAEALIEAVAEVVAEAAQVESAAEELIAEPPAEAERIEAPEVQLDPIQKLFLDSIREYSSKSVASGGLVDAGPAYEKNLAEELTKLQRLYGGGDITAFPEFKFTEPKLEEVAPK
- the LOC110520627 gene encoding calphotin isoform X3 encodes the protein MSAKMAASLLRIVRLGSTKCVQAERWSAPAAAALSTKAGGPKKPKKSSSGKKSQGKTYFDLEKLVPHRKYVEFPKKEMTPAAAVELVAAPKPVEAAAAEPMVAAAKAVPAPAAVEATPVVDTVAPATEAIVESAALVAKATPVVEAAASVAEDAPVAAEAAPIFEASSAADTPVEAVPEAAAPAEAVAEAAPVEAAPVEAAPVEAAPVEAAPVEAAPVEAIAEVLVESATIEAAAEALVEVVAEVVTVAAPIEAAAEALIEAVAEVVAEAAQVESAAEELIAEPPAEAERIEAPEVQLDPIQKLFLDSIREYSSKSVASGGLVDAGPAYEKNLAEELTKLQRLYGGGDITAFPEFKFTEPKLEEVAPK
- the LOC110520627 gene encoding calphotin isoform X2, giving the protein MSAKMAASLLRIVRLGSTKCVQAERWSAPAAAALSTKAGGPKKPKKSSSGKKSQGKTYFDLEKLVPHRKYVEFPKKEMTPAAAVELVAAPKPVEAAAAEPMVAAAKAVPAPAAVEATPVVDTVAPATEAIVESAALVAKATPVVEAAASVAEDAPVAAEAAPIFEASSAADTPVEAVPEAAAPAEAVAEAAPVEAAPVEAAPVEAAPVEAAPVEAAPVEAIAEVLVESATIEAAAEALVEVVAEVVTVAAPIEAAAEALIEAVAEVVAEAAQVESAAEELIAEPPAEAERIEAPEVQLDPIQKLFLDSIREYSSKSVGGLVDAGPAYEKNLAEELTKLQRLYGGGDITAFPEFKFTEPKLEEVAPK